The genomic interval TGAGACAATATGGCTCTTTATTGTATTTAATCATAAAAATCTTGCTCAGCGCTTTGTAATCAGGTTAGGGGGGGAAAAGTTAGACCCAGAATAAATACAAACATTTCATAACATTTTTGTTTCCTTTTGATCGCTCGGCTCCAGATCCGCTCAAAGGGaagttttagaaaaaaaaaaaaaatgtgccttTGTTTTTTTGGCAAAAGATGACTCGAAGGACTGTACGGATGTTGACATAATTTGGCAGTCTCATTGAAGAATCAACCAGTGTGTGCTTATGTAAATTACAGCTCTGCGCCATGGACTCTCTTCAAGATGTTTTCATTAAAAATGAGTTGCCTCGCATGTGTAAAAGTACCCTTCCATATTAAACGGGTCTGTATTTTGTACGGAGCAGGAGGGAAGCAACCAGGCACTCGGTCTTGCAAGAAGATAATTTATTAGCAAATCCAGTTCCAACATTTCGACTGCATacgcagtctttatcaaggtgagggcacccacaccttgataaagactgctTATGCAGTCGAAATGTTGGAACTGGATTTGCTAATAAATTATCTTCTTGCAAGACCGAGTGCCTGGTTGCCTCCCTCCAGCTCTGTGACTTATTTGGGGTAGTACAGAATCTCCCCCATCTCCATGTGCACCGGCAAATTGCCTTTATTGCTACTGTAATTGTGTGCCTGTAACCCTCTCTGAGTTCTCTGTATTCTGTACCCCAGTGCATGTTTCCTACTACTGGAGCAGAGCTATATTTTGACTCACCACATTGGTGGCTTGATTGCTACAGCAAAGAAATAACACAGACGCGTCAGCGGCTTTTTCTTTGTTAGTGGGTTCTTAAAACATATGCGTGTATTACTTGTATTTTCCATGACTGAAGCATAATTATGAGTGGACATCTGTGAACATGGTGCTCATGCCCATAACACTGACAAAATGTGGGTGGACCTTCTGGTCGCCCACTGTGAAATCATGTACGGTGCAATGTGTGTACACAAAAATTTCCCCCACATAAAGTCATACGCTGGAAAATGATTCAAAAGGAAATATTGTAATATGAAAACTATGGCATATTTATTATTCAGGATCACGTCCCATTATTATAATAAACCAAGGGCAGTGTTCCGATAACTAATTTAAATTAGGTGCTGTTACTGAGCGTAAGCAGgtaatttaattttatttattagtcCTGTGATTATAACCTTAATGTTCAAATTTTATTtgattaaagttttttttgttaaGTGACAATGGCACAGCATGTTTGATACTTAAAACTCATATCAAACATTATTATATAATATCTTAGCATTCTATTTGTGTTCATTTTGATATGTCCTCctttgctgtgttttttttctacCTAGCTTGAGATCAAAAAGACATTCAGAACATTAGCATGTATGTAAACATATTTATAAAGTCAGAATTAAAGGCATTGGCTCATGCTTTTTGATATTGCCATTTTATTCACATCACGAGGAAGAAAACCGTTCCCACTTACTTTCAAACTCATTGTCTTGAAGGTACAAGTGCTCAAGTGATCTTGGAATAAAAAAGACCCGCTGCAGTTTGTTATAGCCTAAGTTAAGTTCCACAAGATTGGGAAGATTGAACATTTTCACTGGGACCTCCTCCAGGTTGTTATGTGACATTCGAATTGCTATTAGATTCTGAAGCTGTGTAAAATAATCTTCAGGGATTTTAGAAATGGAATTGTTTTCCATTGATAGGTACATGAGGGAAGGTGGGAGATTTAGAGGCATGGAATGCAGTTTGTTGTTGCATATATTGAGCTGCATGAGATTTTTAGTTCTGGTCAAGGTTTTTCCTCTGATCTTTTCAATGTTGTTGTTACAAAGATCGAGCATGGTTAGGTTTACTAAACCTTTGAGGTCATGATCTCTTACTTTACTGATCTTGTTGAAACCAACTAAGAGTCTTTCGATTGAACTGGGAAAAGGTGATGGCAACTCTTCCAAGTCGTTGTGATGCAAGTAGAGTTGTACCAGATGAGGAAGCTTCCCAAACACGCCAACATCAATCCTGTTTGACTTGATATTATTGTGGCTCAAGTTGATTTCTCTCAAAGCTGTCGCGTTAACGAAGGACTTTGCCATCACAGCTTCGATTTCATTGAACTGGAGGTTGAGCTGCTGAATGCGGGCAGGGATTTTGGGAATGGCCTTCAGCTTCCGATTGTCACAGTACATGGTCAGAGGAAAGGCTGGTGGGCAGAAGCATTCTCTAGCACAGTCAGTAGCGTAGGGAGAGTATGGAACGCCATACTCTATATTGGGGTTAAACTGAAAGGGAGGTGGGTAGTCATTGTCAGGCTCAGGATCATAGTCATTGTCATATTCATACCCATCATACTGGCAAAACCCCTTTGTTCCAAAGAGGAGAGCTATAACTGATAATTGAATTAGAATTCCCATTGTGTTCGTCCTCAGTGGCCTGTAATTGAAGAATAGCATTGATTTACAAACATAGTGATTTTGTAAAGGCATGTAAGTACATATGCTGTACAAACCTAAAATTAGAAacaggggggagtgtggggggggggcatttagtATTAAGAAGCTACTCAGGCGCTGACaccattttattgtattttaaagaaataaaattaaaagGTAAAAGAACTGGTCTCACTAATGATACAATGAATGAAATGTTAATAAATAAAGGTTAATAGAAAGGGAAATATGGTATAACAAAGTTGCAGGGCTAGTTCCAGCTTCAAGTCCATAGGAAACATATTCTTCCTTTGCAGGGATCCTTTCTATTTCTGCTAATCTGGCACTTCACTAAAGTATGATGACTATTATCACTCATTCAAACGAATGATCTTTTTTGAGTGATTATGGCTGTAGGACTATAGCGCATATACCATTCTGTTAAGTATGTTAATTACTGTTTTAGCCTTTTTCTAGAACTAAAAATGGATTGAAGTCACGTGTGGCACTGGAGGGGTTACTTTATCACTATAGTAGTGCATTAAGTCGGCAAAGCACAGACAGATATGGAATAATTACTTTGTCAAAACTAGATTGAATGTTTGCCCCCAAAATACCTACTTGTCAAACAgaagaaatatatgcaactgctGAATAAGTTGGAATTTAGTAATAATAAGGGATATACAATGTTACTGTACTGCTAAACATGCTAAGACAGTGCCTTTTGGCCTCTGTTCACAGACTAATAAATCTGGAGTTTGTTTGAAACCACACAAACCCCACAGCTGTGACACCTGGCATGCAAACAGCATCTCTGATTAAATAGAGCATTCTTTGTTTTAAGCATATTGTATTCGCCTGCACAAATAAACTCTCATGGTCGTatgaagagaaagaaagcgcagcaATTCCATACCTGAATAATTGTATCGCTAGTTTGCTGTGAGGGACAGGGGAGACCAATCCTCTTAATGAAAATACATTGTCACGATCTACCAGTGGGTGCTGTCAATAATCCAGTCTGTCTAGAGATTGAGATTGAGTTCATGCGCTTTGAGTCACTGCAGAAGCTCTATGCAAAGGCTCGAGTTAGACTGAAATTGTGTGTGTCTTTTCATTGTGCATAGTTTTactagagggggaaaaaaactatATGCTTTGTGATTCTGGCCGAGTTCTGCGGGTTTAATCTGTGTCCCTTCTTATTTTCGGTTTGAGGTGTGGCAACAAATTCCTGaaacatgaataaaaaaaaacaaaactaaatgGAGTAAaatgattttttgtttttcttgccAGAGCATCTCTTCTACTGTTTGACCCTTTCAGAGCTGTGTGTTCAGGATACATTAATAGGATTTTCCAGTAAACGGCACATAATCTGATTTGTGTTGCGTGTATGCAATCTTTGTGAGGCTTCACGTTTTAACCCTTTGGGGCCACAGCACCAGAGTGCCACATCTCCTCTGGCAAACAGAGAGGGACAGGCACTAAGGCGTTATAGCTGCATCTTGAGGCACTCAAGGGTTAAAGCAGAAACAAGGCTCcacagattattattttttgcctGAGCTGGGGTGTCCCTGACATCTGGCTACCAGGACCATGGGCCCCTTGGGTAAACAGGAAGCAAAATGGTGTGTTCCGCCGGCTAATAGAAAAGCTGATGAcattgcggctttctattggtggCCCTGGTGGCCATATTTGTAGCCCGCCACCATAGTTgtagtatgttgtgtgtgtgtgtgtgtgtgtgtgtgtgtgtgtatgtgtgtgtgtgtgtgtgtgtgtgtgtgtgtgtgtgtatgtgtgtcaaaatCGGCACACAAAAAAAGCTTacgaaatggggaggggggggggggaggagaatgccgggggatcCCCAGGTTCAGGTAAGCTTAAAAAGGATTGCACGTGGTATAATATAGGCAAGTAAATATGTGGTTCAGAGGTTGTGTATTAAATGCTTGCTGCTTACATAAACGTTACACAATCTTTTTCATCATCCCCAGTACTTCCAAAACATGTAAGCATACTAAATAACGATTTTCTTTAATACATGGCTATTTGGGACATGCCACTGAATTATCTTGTCTGTGCATGTTATAGCAAAGCAGAGATGACTGTATGAGTGAAAATAGAGCACATATTGTATGTTCCTAGACCAACAGAATTATTCAGGAATGGGTTGTCTGAAGTTATTGTTAATATTTTGACCACCaagaacataaaatatatatatatatatattttttttaaatgtagcataaaattaaagtaaaaaaaaatgtgtgttctATTCTCATTGATGCCCGAGGAGGCTCAAACGCATggcaaagtaattaaggggttaacaaatATTGCAACATAGTTTTATCAAAGAAAAATTAAATATATTGAGGCACAGAATGATGTCTTGTTGGACCCAAGGACTACAAATGTAACTTATCTGATCAGGATACATAAATCCTCACCAGctgggtttatttttttaaatttgagaTGAAATTGCGTGTTTGAAAACATTGTAAtaacttaaaggagcaatcaccCCCTTTTTAAATGGaagggaagcaggtggtccccgcagctgAACCTCGCTAGTTTCAGCTCCAGGGTCCCCAATAGTGCCGAGACACTTACCGGGAAAGGTGCCGCCGGGACTTTATTGAACCTAAACCCGTTATCGTCCCGCATGACCGAGAATAACGTTGCAGCTTCATATCGACCCGCATGACCCAGGATAATGTTGCAGCTTCATATCGACCCGCATGACCCGGGataatgttgcagcttcctatcggCCCGCATGACCCGGGATAATGTTGCAGCTTCATATCGACCCGCATGACCCAGGataatgttgcagcttcctatcggCCCGCATGACCCGGGataatgttgcagcttcctatcggCCCACATGACCCGGGataatgttgcagcttcctatcggCCCGCATGACCCGGGataatgttgcagcttcctatcggCCCGCATGACCCGGGataatgttgcagcttcctattggcccgcatgacccGGGataatgttgcagcttcctatcggCCCGCATGACCCGGGataatgttgcagcttcctatcggCCCGCATGACCCTGGATAATGTTGCAGTTTCCTATCGGCCCACATGACCCGGGTGTTACGGTCGCGTACAATGCAGTttactgtccaggagacagacccgcTAGGCAGAGGTGAAGAGTAAAGACCGACCCGAACCTGGGATCCGAATCCTAAAGATTAGAATAGTGAGGTCCAAGGTTTGGGCTGGTGAAGGCAGAaaagtaggggtcacagttccgaggtcagggctggagatgcAGGATCGTCAAGGCAGGCAGGACATGGCTTCAGCAGGAGTACAGGAAAACTTaaccttgcacaggcaaggaagAGAGGGCAATGAAGCCTTATAAAGAAAGCAGACAGGTGCAGGCAATAATTCCAGAATGAGGCTGACTTTCTGCCTCGGCGGCCATGTCGGTAGAGGCAGACATCCTGCCTCGTCTGCCATGTTGGGAGATCTTATAGAATCCCCCCTTTTAGGGGCAGACTCCGAATGTCAAGGAGCGGGTTTGGTAGGAAAACCCCTGTGGAATCTCTTGACCAATGACGGAGAGTGGACGTCAGATGCCCTGACCCAACTCCTCTCCGCCGGACCGTACCCTTTCCAGTCGATTAGGTACTGAAGGGACCCTTTGGAGACACGGGTGTCCAACATTTTCTGGATGACATATTCCGGCTTGTCAtccacagaactaggagcgggtGGTGGTAGAGTTCTGGAAAGCCGGTTCCGGATAGCTGgttttagtaaggatacgtgaaaGGTGGAGGGGATCTGGAGTGAAGCAGGAAGCTCCTGCTGGAATGACACTTCGTTCACTCTCTGGGAAATCCTGTAAGGACCAATAAAACGCAGTTCCAATTTCGCGGAGGGCTGACGTGAGCGAATATTCGACGTCAAGAGCCAGACCTCATCACCGACTTGATATTAGGGTGATGGCCTCTTACGTTTGTCCGTATTTCTCTTCTGTGCCTCTGCTGCCATGTGAAGAGTCGCTTGAATGCCTTTCCAGAGATCTGGTAGGTCATTGGCCCTGGTATCCGCTGCAGGAACCCTTACCGTGGAGGAGTTGTGACGGAAATGTAGTCGGGTTATACCCTAGAGCCGCAAACAATGGAGAGCTCTAAGAGGACTCTTGGGACAGAGAGTTCATGGTTAATTCTGCCAGCAGTAGCATGTTCACCCAAGGGTCCTGTTGCTCGGAGACATAGCACCGGAGGAACTGTTCCAACGTTTGATTGGTCCTCTCCGTCTGACCATTGGACTGTGGGTGGTAGGCGGAGGAAAAATGGAGGTCAATGTCCAATTGGCGACAAAAAGCCGTCCAGAGTGTCGCAATGAATTGGGACCCCTGTCGGAGACAATTCGTATCGGTAAGCCATGCAGGCGGAATACCTTCCTGATGCAAATATCTGCCAGCTCTGGAGCAAAGGGAAACTTTTTCAGAG from Ascaphus truei isolate aAscTru1 chromosome 17, aAscTru1.hap1, whole genome shotgun sequence carries:
- the OMD gene encoding osteomodulin, with product MGILIQLSVIALLFGTKGFCQYDGYEYDNDYDPEPDNDYPPPFQFNPNIEYGVPYSPYATDCARECFCPPAFPLTMYCDNRKLKAIPKIPARIQQLNLQFNEIEAVMAKSFVNATALREINLSHNNIKSNRIDVGVFGKLPHLVQLYLHHNDLEELPSPFPSSIERLLVGFNKISKVRDHDLKGLVNLTMLDLCNNNIEKIRGKTLTRTKNLMQLNICNNKLHSMPLNLPPSLMYLSMENNSISKIPEDYFTQLQNLIAIRMSHNNLEEVPVKMFNLPNLVELNLGYNKLQRVFFIPRSLEHLYLQDNEFEILNITLMCPTIDPMNTNRLTYLRVDQNKLKAPISTYAFLCFPHIHSIYYGEQKRDGSDDTLQARFFPQFPMPEEEEEEEGEEAPEYHHGQEHGDIEDENDFDDYSY